The nucleotide sequence TCCATTTGACTAGTCGTGTCTTACTCCTCAGATCTGTAATGTCTGCTTCTGACCTGGCAATGTGTCCTGGAACCCCAGGAATCCTGACAAGGGTGGCCCAGAAGTGTTCATCTGGTGAGTATGTGTCAGCAGACCATGCCAGAAAGTCCTTTGCCACCTGGCTGCTGCTAATGTAATTCACAAAATCCCATGACAGGACAAAATATGCACTTCCGATGAACATCTCGATACCATGAGGAGGAACATCTTTGGCCACGGTGGTTTTGACAGGGATACGACGATACTCATAAggcacatttttcagctcatgCCGGAAGCAGAAGCGCTGTTTCTTGAGTTCACTGGGACGGCTGGACTCCAGCATGTTACTGCCATTCAGTTGCTTCAGCTCCATTACCAGTTCATAGTTTGACTTGAGAGGAAAATCCTGGCCACACAAATTGATAACATACTTCcacttgacctctgaccttagCAGGTCAGAGAGGCAGTTGAGGTCGGCATTAAGCCTGCTGATGTGGGCATATTCCACAGATTCCAATTTTGAGGCAATGAACACATTTGGAATACAGTGGGCCAGGTTTTTAATGGCCTTTATAAACGCTGGAGAGGACTTCTGATCATAGTGAATGCAATAGATATTATGAGGGGCATAGATGGCATGAAGAATACGCTCCACCATGGGTGCATTCTTATGCACCACCAGAGAGTAAGCCAAGGGGAAGCTCCGCTCTGCACCCGACACTGGAACCTCATTGTATGCCcttgttttaataaatgtttgaCAGTCTGAGGTCAAACTCACAGTGCTATAATCATCCACATCAACGGTGATTTTCTGCTTTATCTCGAGAGCTTTGCCTATCTCCACAGGGTCAAGCTCGTAAATGGCAGTGCAGTTGATGTCATATCTGTGGTTGTGGATTCCGGATATGCTGACAGTGATACCATAGGGTTCAATGTAGACACTGTCCCTCACGGTCACTTTAATGTAGACCAGCTTGAGCAGACAGAccaccagcagagacagagagaacaggaagCACCTGTGTCTCAATCTATGTATGTAGTGAGCACATCTTACTTTCATTCTGGGAGCaaagggataaaaaaaaagacagaaataaacttAAAGAATTTCAGATGAGCGACAGAATGACtagaattaattaaataaacaagttatctttacattttttaaattctggaGAATGAACACCTATAAATGCATTTTCCCTGAGATGACTGTGTTTAGGAAGcaagtaaaattaaaatactttatACTTATACTTTATAGAAGCTGTTCCTAGACAGATTACCTTGCTCTCTAAAGTTGTCTTTGAGCGGCTCTTGTGCCATGCAAACTTCTCCCACAGTTCCACAAGAACCTTCACATAATGAGAAACATTTCCTCAGTAAGAGTGAGGGTAAAAACGAGACAAACAAAAcgagagaaacagaggaatcAATACTgtcttaaaaccaaaacacagaacTGACAGCTAATGCAAAACAGGTGGGAAACCTTCAGCACCCTACATGAAGAGCAGTTACGTACGATCTGCTTCTCTGCATTTCGCACAAGTCCCACTTCAGAGTCTGGAAATGTTCTTTTATCCAACAGGAATCACATGATGAAGCACAGTGCGGTAAAATCAGTCTCTCCTGGAGTACTTTCTAAACAATCCGGCAACGTTATCTTTATAAACAGACAGCCCGTTTCTGAAACAATACACTGAAGCACCTACCACATGAGTAAAGACAGCGCGCTTTGACAGAGCAGAGCGGTCATGAGTCCCGTCTGCTATGCCCGGAGCTCCATCGCGGACTGGAGCAACTGTTCAGAGAAGTAGGAGGGGGAGCGTCGCAGTAACAGTCCGCCCACTGCTCCAGCCACATCCaccacatcaccaccacccgaTACATTTACCAGCCACTTACTAGTGATCGACTCTGTTTAGTACAACCACGACTGCACGTCCGTCTGTCTACACTCCACAGTGAACCAATGCAGGGTACAAGGCCATGTCTGACAGTTCCCACCCTGTAGCTCCAAAATACAACCGCACACCTTTCTTAactattttctttattgttttagttCAACTCTGGCAGCAGCTGAACTATCACATTCAGCAATAGACTAACATGAGCGTAAGGGGACACAGTGTGTCCATGTAGTGGAAAACTACAACCTTCAGTACCTACACATGTCCAAATAGAATTTAAGCACTTTTTAAtcatatatgtatgtgtgtgtgtgtgtgtatatatatatattatgtacacac is from Lates calcarifer isolate ASB-BC8 linkage group LG13, TLL_Latcal_v3, whole genome shotgun sequence and encodes:
- the gcnt4a gene encoding beta-1,3-galactosyl-O-glycosyl-glycoprotein beta-1,6-N-acetylglucosaminyltransferase 4; protein product: MKVRCAHYIHRLRHRCFLFSLSLLVVCLLKLVYIKVTVRDSVYIEPYGITVSISGIHNHRYDINCTAIYELDPVEIGKALEIKQKITVDVDDYSTVSLTSDCQTFIKTRAYNEVPVSGAERSFPLAYSLVVHKNAPMVERILHAIYAPHNIYCIHYDQKSSPAFIKAIKNLAHCIPNVFIASKLESVEYAHISRLNADLNCLSDLLRSEVKWKYVINLCGQDFPLKSNYELVMELKQLNGSNMLESSRPSELKKQRFCFRHELKNVPYEYRRIPVKTTVAKDVPPHGIEMFIGSAYFVLSWDFVNYISSSQVAKDFLAWSADTYSPDEHFWATLVRIPGVPGHIARSEADITDLRSKTRLVKWNYLEGNLYPACTGTHMRSVCIYGAAELRWLLNYGHWFANKFDPKVDPILIKCLEEKLMEKHQYMST